The Brassica napus cultivar Da-Ae chromosome C7, Da-Ae, whole genome shotgun sequence genome has a segment encoding these proteins:
- the LOC106396945 gene encoding glutamate receptor 3.1: MNCVLLGFIVLGAFLGLLSEGASTSRPRVIKVGAIFGLNTMYGQTASLAFKAAEEDVNSDLSFLGGSKLRIMIIDAQRSGFLSIMGALQFMETDVVAIIGPQTSIMAHVLSHLANELTVPMLSFTALDPTLSPLQFPFFVQTAPNDLFLMRAIAEMITYYGWSDVVALYNDDDNSRNGVTALGDELEERRCKISYKAVLPLDVVITSPAEIIEELTKIRGMESRIIVVNTFPNTGKMIFEEAERLGMMEKGYVWIATTWLSSLVDSDLPLDLKSLNGVLTLRLHTPDSRKKRDFAARWKKNKTIGLNVYGLYAYDTVWIIAQAVKSFLEAGGNLTFSHDAKLSNLKGEALNLSALSRFDEGPQLLDYIMRTKMSGLTGPVQFHRDRSMAQPSYDIINVVDGGFRQIGYWSNHSGLSTVPPESFYNKPSNRSSSNQHLNSVTWPGGTSVTPRGWVFPNNGKLLRIGVPNRASFKDFVSRVNGSSNHKVQGYCIDVFEAAVKLLSYPVPHEFIFFGDGLQNPNYNDLVNKVAIGVGFDAAVGDIAIVTKRTRIVDYTQPYIESGLVVVAPVTALNENPWAFLRPFTPPMWAVTASFFMVVGAVIWILEHRTNDEFRGPPRRQIITILWFTFSTMFFSHRENTTSTLGRMVLLIWLFVVLIITSSYTASLTSMLTVQQLNSPIKGVDTLISSSGRIGFQVGSFAENYMIDELNIARSRLVALGSPQEYATALQNGTVSAIVDERPYVDLFLSDYCKFAIRGQEFTRCGWGFAFPRDSPLAVDMSTAILGLSETGELQRIHDRWLSKSNCSSPHGSQSGDSEQLNVHSFWGMFLVCGIACLVALFIHFVKVVRNFLKHKPEEEEKDIPSPESSRLKKLQTFLAYIDEKEEESKRRFKRKRSSLSMNANSSISSRQI, translated from the exons ATGAATTGTGTTCTGTTGGGCTTCATAGTTCTTGGTGCTTTTCTTGGTTTACTTTCAGAGGGAGCTTCTACGTCTAGGCCTCGTGTTATTAAAGTAGGTGCTATATTCGGTTTAAACACCATGTACGGCCAAACTGCAAGTCTTGCTTTCAAAGCTGCTGAGGAAGATGTCAACTCTGATCTTAGCTTCCTCGGTGGATCAAAGCTCCGTATTATGATCATTGATGCTCAACGCAGTGGTTTCCTCAGCATCATGGGAG CATTGCAGTTCATGGAGACTGATGTAGTGGCTATAATTGGTCCACAGACATCAATCATGGCTCATGTCCTGTCTCATCTTGCTAACGAGCTTACTGTTCCTATGTTGTCATTCACGGCTCTTGACCCTACCCTCTCTCCACTCCAGTTCCCTTTCTTTGTCCAAACAGCACCTAACGATCTGTTCCTGATGCGGGCCATTGCTGAGATGATCACATACTACGGCTGGTCAGACGTAGTGGCGTTATATAACGATGATGACAACAGCAGAAACGGTGTTACCGCTTTAGGCGATGAGCTTGAAGAGAGGCGTTGTAAGATTTCTTACAAGGCGGTGCTTCCACTGGACGTTGTGATTACTAGTCCAGCTGAGATCATAGAGGAGCTGACTAAGATCCGAGGAATGGAGTCTCGGATAATCGTTGTGAACACTTTCCCAAATACAGGGAAAATGATCTTTGAAGAAGCAGAGAGACTTGGGATGATGGAGAAAGGCTATGTTTGGATAGCTACAACTTGGCTGTCTTCTCTAGTGGACTCAGATTTGCCTCTGGATCTTAAATCTCTCAATGGAGTTCTAACGCTGCGTCTTCACACTCCTGAttcaagaaagaaaagagactTTGCGGCACGGTGGAAGAAGAACAAGACTATTGGGTTGAATGTCTATGGTTTGTATGCTTATGATACTGTCTGGATCATTGCACAAGCTGTGAAGTCATTTCTGGAAGCTGGAGGTAATCTAACCTTCTCTCATGATGCAAAGTTAAGCAACCTCAAAGGCGAAGCGTTGAATCTAAGTGCCTTGAGCAGATTTGATGAAGGACCACAACTTCTTGATTACATTATGCGTACAAAGATGTCTGGTCTAACAGGTCCGGTTCAGTTTCATCGAGACAGGTCAATGGCACAGCCTTCATATGATATTATCAATGTGGTCGATGGCGGTTTTCGCCAAATAGGTTACTGGTCTAACCATTCTGGTCTTTCTACTGTGCCACCTGAATCATTTTATAACAAACCATCTAACCGTTCTAGCTCAAACCAGCATCTGAACTCTGTAACTTGGCCTGGAGGGACATCGGTTACGCCTCGTGGATGGGTTTTTCCTAACAACGGGAAGCTGTTGAGGATCGGTGTTCCGAATAGAGCAAGCTTCAAGGACTTTGTGTCAAGAGTCAACGGAAGCAGCAACCACAAAGTGCAAGGGTATTGCATTGATGTGTTTGAAGCTGCGGTGAAACTGCTTTCTTATCCGGTTCCTCACGAGTTCATCTTCTTTGGAGACGGTCTCCAGAATCCAAACTACAATGATCTTGTCAACAAGGTCGCCATTGGAGTTGGCTTCGATGCTGCTGTAGGAGATATAGCCATTGTCACAAAACGAACAAGGATTGTGGATTATACTCAGCCTTACATTGAGTCAGGACTTGTCGTGGTTGCTCCTGTCACAGCACTTAATGAAAATCCTTGGGCCTTCTTACGCCCTTTCACTCCTCCTATGTGGGCTGTAACAGCTTCTTTTTTCATGGTCGTTGGAGCTGTGATATGGATTCTTGAACACCGAACAAACGATGAGTTTCGAGGTCCTCCAAGGAGACAAATCATTACCATTCTCTG GTTCACATTCTCGACCATGTTTTTCTCTCACA GAGAGAATACAACGAGCACTCTTGGTCGCATGGTGCTGCTGATATGGCTTTTTGTGGTTCTAATCATCACATCAAGCTACACTGCGAGTCTGACATCGATGCTTACAGTGCAACAGCTAAATTCACCTATAAAAGGAGTAGATACACTCATCAGCAGCAGTGGTCGTATTGGCTTCCAGGTTGGTTCATTTGCTGAAAACTACATGATTGATGAGCTCAACATCGCCAGATCAAGACTTGTGGCTCTCGGCTCTCCTCAAGAATACGCTACTGCGCTTCAGAATGGTACTGTTTCTGCCATTGTGGATGAACGTCCTTATGTTGATCTCTTCCTCTCGGATTACTGCAAGTTTGCCATCAGAGGTCAAGAGTTCACCAGATGTGGTTGGGGATTT GCATTCCCAAGAGACTCCCCTTTAGCAGTGGACATGTCAACAGCAATTCTTGGTCTATCTGAAACTGGGGAGCTTCAGAGGATCCATGACAGATGGCTTTCCAAATCTAACTGCAGCAGCCCGCACGGGTCTCAGTCAGGTGACTCCGAACAGCTCAACGTGCATAGCTTCTGGGGGATGTTCCTTGTCTGTGGTATCGCTTGTCTTGTAGCTCTCTTTATCCACTTTGTCAAGGTAGTCCGCAACTTCCTCAAACACAagccagaagaagaagaaaaggataTACCTTCACCAGAGAGTTCTCGTTTGAAAAAGCTGCAGACTTTTCTAGCTTATATTGACGAAAAGGAAGAGGAATCCAAGAGAAGGTTTAAGCGCAAACGAAGCAGTCTTTCTATGAATGCAAATAGTAGTATCTCATCTagacaaatatga
- the LOC106449363 gene encoding uncharacterized protein LOC106449363 isoform X1, translating to MASGSHNPFEGSDDDTCDEYFDQTFDQYFDQTFENFTIDNVNQEEERKKRKKRVYIERNREEGDLRLWKDYFCNTPTYPQNLFRRRFRMNKPLFMHIVDRLSNEVHFFRQKKDSLGRLSLSPLQKCSAAIRLLAYCSAADTVDEYLRLGETTARSCLEHFVEGIINLFGDEYLRRPTPADLQRLLDIGEHRGFPGMIGSIDCMHWEWKNCPTAWKGQYSRGSGKPTIVLEAVASYDLWIWHAFFGPPGTLNDINVLDRSPVFDDIINGQAPQVTYYVSGREYNLAYYLTDGIYPKWATFIQSIPMPQGPKAVLFAQRQEAVRKDVERAFGVLQARFAIVKNPALFWDKVKIGKIMRACIILHNMIVEDE from the coding sequence ATGGCATCTGGTTCTCATAACCCTTTTGAGGGATCAGATGATGATACTTGTGatgaatattttgatcaaacttTCGATCAATATTTCGATCAAACTTTCGAGAATTTTACCATTGATAATGTTaatcaagaagaagagaggaaaaaaaggaagaaacgcgtctatatcgaaagaaatcgtgaagaaggcGATTTACGGTTATGGAAAGATTATTTCTGTAACACTCCTACATATCCTCAAAATCTATTCCGACGacgttttagaatgaacaagccattgttcatgcACATTGTTGACCGACTCTCCAACGAAGTTCACTTCTTTCGCCAAAAGAAAGATAGTCTTGGAAGGCTTAGTCTCTCACCACTCCAAAAGTGTTCAGCAGCCATTCGTCTCTTGGCATACTGTAGTGCGGCTGAtacggtcgacgaatacctccggctcGGTGAAACTACAGCTCGGTCTTGTTTGGAGCATTTTGTGGAAGGAATAATTAATTTgttcggcgatgagtacctaagaagaccaacaccggctgatcttcaacgtctacttgataTTGGAGAGCATCGTGGATtccccgggatgataggaagcatcgattgtatgcattgggagtggaagaattgtcccaccgcttggaaagggcaatattctcgtggttcgggtaaaccaacaattgttttagaggcggttgcttcgtatgatctctggatatggcatgcgttttttggacctccaggtactttaaatgatatcaatgttcttgatcgctcacctgtttttgatgacataataaatggtcaagctccgcaagtcaCTTACTATGTCAGTGGAAGAGAGTATAATTTGGCTTAttatctcaccgatggtatttatccgaaatgggcaacttttatccaatctattccgaTGCCACAAGGACCGAAAgcggttttatttgctcaacgtcaagaagctgtccgCAAAGATGTCGAGCgcgcttttggagtcttgcaagctcgcttcGCCATAGTTAAAAATCCggcacttttttgggataaagtcaaaattggaaagattatgagagcttgtatcatactccacaatatgatagtagaagacgaatgA
- the LOC106449363 gene encoding glutathione S-transferase T3-like isoform X2: MDYDPYKTQTSNFVDLLNSQQDVVFGLGEDSVRVSSSQVPHFGEIPVERKERRTWTPTDDQVLISSWLNTSKDPVVGNEQRSGAFWQRIAAYFAASPKIAVSERREAGHCKQRWHKINDLVGKFCGAFEAASRERTSGQNDNDVLKLAHEIFFNNHNKKFTLEHAWKELRNDQKWCDLSTSKTESGCKKRKLDDSAQSATSHASESMTDRLPGVKSAKANGKKRKAEERLSEFVGMWSIKEDMAIKERLSKMKLLDRLLAKVEPLDEYEETLKQKLINELVSN; the protein is encoded by the coding sequence ATGGATTATGATCCATATAAAACACAGACATCAAATTTTGTTGACCTTCTCAATAGTCAACAAGACGTTGTGTTTGGTTTAGGGGAAGATAGTGTCCGTGTTTCTTCATCACAGGTTCCTCACTTTGGTGAGATTCCTGTAGAGCGTAAAGAAAGAAGAACCTGGACGCCTACAGACGATCAAGTGCTCATATCCTCTTGGTTAAACACAAGTAAAGATCCGGTGGTAGGGAACGAGCAACGATCCGGAGCTTTTTGGCAGAGAATTGCCGCGTACTTCGCAGCATCACCAAAGATTGCAGTTAGTGAAAGAAGGGAGGCCGGTCACTGCAAGCAACGTTGGCACAAGATCAATGATCTTGTAGGGAAGTTCTGTGGCGCGTTCGAAGCTGCAAGCAGAGAGAGAACCAGCGGGCAAAACGATAACGACGTTCTCAAGCTAGCGCATGAGATCTTCTTCAACAATCACAACAAGAAGTTCACTCTAGAACATGCGTGGAAGGAGCTTCGAAACGATCAGAAATGGTGTGACCTGTCAACTTCTAAAACGGAGAGTGGCTGTAAAAAGAGGAAGCTCGACGACAGCGCACAATCAGCAACCTCTCACGCCTCTGAATCCATGACTGATCGTCTCCCGGGTGTTAAGTCAGCTAAGGCCAATGGTAAGAAGAGAAAGGCAGAGGAAAGGTTGTCTGAGTTTGTGGGTATGTGGAGCATCAAGGAGGATATGGCTATCAAGGAAAGGCTGTCGAAGATGAAGCTCCTTGATAGGCTACTTGCAAAAGTTGAGCCGCTTGATGAGTATGAAGAAACCTTGAAACAGAAACTCATCAATGAGTTGGTCTCTAATTAG